Proteins encoded in a region of the Paenibacillus pedocola genome:
- a CDS encoding bifunctional diguanylate cyclase/phosphodiesterase, with the protein MKLRTKIVLFIITISLLALASTYVISQEIFLDRFTELDREALEGRMSDIIQTYESELRGMNETMLNYSAWDETYDYVSSRTSGDLQNPYILSNYDEGTFQSNRFDLMALINQSGSPVYSGLYDYSGETVAPVTPEIVSIFGDIREQLDLLTKPEDRFAGLVILNDGPMLITLQPVLHNDMTGPVAGMAVAGRKLDDTEISRVGALSPSGITVEKASGDLLKESRGQNIWVSYLPENRLEGHAVIYDLFGNPGIVISIEQPRHIYEIGKKAMANFTLFFVISTLGICVLSLLFVKRTILSRMAALVRGIRIIGKSRDLSIRLDIRGRDELSEVEVEFNRMISSLETAQEELHRQAMVDPLTQLPNRAFFFETLNRVIQKANLQGRQIVLLFIDLDHFKAVNDTWGHDFGDAVLKQIADRLAGAVGPDDLVSRLGGDEFTILLSRFSGTEDIQAQISKIQQVLAEPHTLNGQLFHSTASIGVSIYPQNGEDAELLVKAADLAMFQVKENGRNNIYRYSERLEEAFSRKKVIGRQLRSAVDNGELEMHYQPILSASKLDIVKVEALLRWKSPTFGPVSPAEFIPLAEAGGSILGIGNWVLRKVCADLRSFQDQGIRLKAAVNISGLQLMQPGLPEQLKEALADNGLTADSLELEITETMLMSDESIITSLADLRSMGFCISLDDFGTGFSSLSYLRTFPVDLIKIDRSFVAGIQPGASDDTLVRAIIELSHNLGLRVVSEGVELKEQFDLLCNLGSDELQGYFISRPLPAPSLVDFITSYTSAASTRE; encoded by the coding sequence ATGAAGCTGCGGACTAAGATTGTACTGTTTATTATAACGATTTCTTTGCTCGCCCTCGCCTCCACGTATGTGATTTCGCAGGAGATTTTTCTGGACCGGTTCACGGAGTTAGACCGGGAAGCGCTGGAAGGGCGCATGTCCGATATTATCCAGACCTACGAATCGGAGCTTCGGGGTATGAACGAGACGATGCTCAATTATTCGGCATGGGACGAGACCTATGATTATGTCTCCTCCCGAACGTCCGGGGACCTGCAGAATCCCTATATTCTCAGCAATTATGATGAGGGGACCTTCCAGAGCAACCGGTTTGATCTTATGGCACTGATCAACCAGAGCGGCAGTCCCGTCTATAGCGGCTTGTATGATTACAGCGGGGAGACGGTAGCACCGGTGACGCCGGAAATTGTCAGCATTTTTGGCGATATCCGGGAGCAGCTGGATCTCCTTACGAAACCAGAGGACCGTTTCGCCGGATTGGTCATCTTGAATGACGGTCCCATGCTGATTACCTTACAGCCTGTTCTCCACAATGATATGACAGGCCCCGTCGCCGGGATGGCGGTGGCCGGCCGGAAGCTGGACGATACAGAGATCAGCCGGGTCGGGGCCCTTAGTCCGTCCGGTATAACCGTAGAGAAGGCTTCTGGTGACCTGCTGAAGGAGAGCCGGGGGCAGAACATATGGGTGAGTTATTTGCCCGAAAACCGGCTGGAGGGTCATGCTGTTATCTACGATCTGTTCGGCAATCCGGGAATCGTGATTTCCATAGAGCAGCCGCGCCATATTTATGAAATCGGCAAAAAAGCGATGGCTAATTTCACGCTGTTCTTCGTAATCTCTACCCTGGGTATCTGCGTGCTCAGCCTGCTGTTCGTGAAACGTACCATTCTGTCCCGGATGGCGGCGCTGGTCCGCGGTATCAGGATTATCGGCAAAAGCCGTGATCTGTCGATCCGTCTCGATATCAGGGGACGGGATGAACTCAGTGAGGTAGAAGTGGAGTTCAACCGAATGATTTCCTCGCTCGAAACTGCACAGGAAGAGCTGCACCGGCAGGCTATGGTTGACCCGTTAACCCAGCTGCCAAACCGCGCATTCTTTTTTGAGACGCTGAACCGGGTTATTCAGAAAGCCAATCTCCAGGGCCGGCAGATTGTTCTGCTGTTCATCGACCTCGATCACTTCAAAGCGGTCAATGATACCTGGGGGCATGATTTCGGGGATGCGGTCCTCAAGCAGATCGCCGACCGGCTAGCCGGTGCTGTCGGACCGGATGATCTGGTGTCCCGGCTTGGCGGGGATGAGTTCACTATTCTTCTCTCGCGTTTTTCCGGTACAGAGGATATTCAGGCCCAGATCTCCAAAATCCAGCAAGTGCTGGCTGAACCGCATACGCTGAACGGCCAGTTATTTCATAGTACGGCGAGCATCGGGGTCAGCATCTATCCGCAGAATGGTGAGGACGCCGAACTTCTCGTCAAGGCCGCCGATTTGGCGATGTTTCAGGTCAAGGAGAACGGACGGAACAATATATACCGCTATTCGGAAAGGCTGGAAGAGGCTTTCAGCCGCAAAAAAGTGATCGGGAGACAGCTGCGCTCCGCCGTCGATAATGGGGAGCTGGAAATGCATTATCAGCCGATTCTCTCGGCATCGAAGCTTGATATCGTTAAGGTTGAGGCGCTGCTGCGCTGGAAAAGCCCAACGTTCGGGCCGGTGTCACCCGCCGAGTTCATTCCGCTGGCGGAAGCCGGCGGATCGATCCTCGGTATCGGCAACTGGGTGCTCCGCAAGGTCTGTGCAGACCTGCGCAGCTTCCAAGACCAAGGCATTCGGCTGAAGGCAGCCGTCAATATCTCGGGCCTGCAGCTCATGCAGCCCGGTCTGCCGGAGCAATTGAAGGAGGCGCTGGCAGACAACGGGCTTACAGCAGATAGCCTGGAGCTGGAAATAACCGAGACGATGCTGATGTCGGACGAATCCATCATCACCTCTCTCGCAGATCTTCGCAGCATGGGCTTTTGCATTTCGCTTGATGATTTTGGCACCGGCTTCTCGTCGCTGAGCTACCTGCGGACCTTCCCGGTAGATCTTATCAAGATTGACCGCTCCTTCGTAGCCGGTATTCAGCCAGGGGCTTCCGACGATACACTGGTCCGCGCGATCATCGAGCTCAGCCACAACCTCGGCCTGCGCGTTGTTTCCGAAGGCGTGGAACTGAAAGAACAGTTTGACCTGCTGTGCAATCTTGGCAGCGATGAGCTTCAAGGCTACTTCATCAGCAGACCGCTGCCGGCCCCGTCCCTGGTAGATTTTATTACAAGCTATACATCAGCTGCCTCCACAAGGGAGTGA